In the genome of Kwoniella shivajii chromosome 5, complete sequence, one region contains:
- a CDS encoding heat shock protein 60, mitochondrial: MNVLRSRSALPRPARLLQSTSALTRRGYASKDVIFGNDARQGMLRGVDILAKAVSATLGPKGRTVIIGQSFGGPKITKDGVSVAKSITLKDPVENLGARLVQDVASKTNDTAGDGTTTATVLARAIYAEGVKNVAAGCNPMDLRRGAQKAVEKVLEVLEANKRVITTSEEIAQVATISANGDTHIGAIIAQAMEKVGKEGVITVKEGRTIEDEIEITEGMRFDRGFLSPYLITDAKNQKVELEKPFVLLSEKKISALQDILPSLEIAAQTRRPLLIIAEDVDGEALAAIILNKLRGQISVAAVKAPGFGDNRKSILGDIAILTGGTVFSDELDVKLDKATPDLFGSTGSVTITKEDTIILNGEGDKSHIQARCEQIRGVINDATTSDYDRTKLQERLAKLGGGVAVIKVGGTSEVEVGEKKDRYDDALNATRAAVEEGIVPGGGTALLKASIQLDSLNLENFDQKLGVSMIKQAIRRPARTIVENAGEEGSVVVGKLLSEEFSSSDKFNWGYDAATSQYRDMISAGILDPLKVVRTALVDASGVASLLTTSEACVVDAEEKNPPPGMGMGGMPGMGGGMGGMM; the protein is encoded by the exons ATGAATGTTCTTCGATCCCGATCTGCTCTTCCTCGTCCCGCTCGACTCCTCCAATCTACCTCCGCTCTCACCAGAAGAGGATACGCATCCAAAGATGTCATTTTTGGAAATGACGCTAGACAAGGAATGTTAAGAGGTGTCGATATCTTAGCTAAAGCAGTCAGCGCTACTCTTGGCCCCAAAGGCCGAACAGTCATCATCG GCCAAAGTTTCGGTGGACCAAAAATCACCAAAGATGGTGTATCTGTAGCTAAATCAATCACACTCAAAGATCCAGTAGAAAACCTTGGTGCTCG TCTCGTACAAGACGTCGCTTCAAAGACCAATGACACTGCCGGTGACGGTACCACCACCGCTACCGTCCTCGCTAGAGCTATCTATGCCGAAGGTGTAAAGAACGTCGCTGCTGGTTGTAACCCCATGGATCTCAGACGAGGTGCTCAAAAAGCCGTAGAAAAGGTTCTCGAGGTTCTCGAGGCTAATAAGAGAGTCATCACCACCAGTGAAGAGATTGCACAA GTCGCAACCATCTCCGCTAACGGTGACACTCACATCGGTGCCATCATCGCTCAAGCTATGGAGAAAGtcggtaaagaaggtgtcATAACCGTAAAAGAAGGTAGAACcatcgaagatgagattgagattaCCGAGGGTATGAGATTCGATCGAGGCTTCCTTTCACCATACCTTATCACCGATgccaaaaaccaaaaagttgaattagAGAAACCATTTGTACTCCTATCTGAAAAGAAAATCTCTGCTCTTCAAGAtattcttccttcccttGAAATCGCCGCTCAAACTCGACGACCCCTTTTGATCATCgctgaagatgttgatggagAAGCATTGGCTgctatcatcctcaacaaaCTTCGAGGTCAAATCTCCGTCGCTGCCGTCAAAGCACCAGGTTTCGGTGATAACAGAAAATCAATCCTTGGCGATATCGCTATCCTCACTGGAGGTACAGTGTTCTCCGATGAACTTGATGTAAAACTCGATAAAGCTACCCCAGATCTTTTCGGTTCAACCGGTTCAGTCACCATAACCAAAGAAGATACCATCATCCTtaatggtgaaggtgataaatcTCATATTCAAGCTAGATGTGAACAAATCAGAGGTGTCATCAACGACGCTACTACAAGCGATTACGACAGAACTAAACTGCAAGAGCGATTGGCTAAACTCGGTGGTGGTGTTGCCGTCATCAAAGTTGGCGGTACttctgaagttgaagttggagagAAAAAGGACAGATACGATGATGCTCTTAATGCTACCCGAGCAGCTGTTGAAGAGGGTATTGTACCAGGAGGTGGAACCGCTTTATTG AAAGCATCTATCCAACTTGACTCACTCAACCTTGAGAACTTTGACCAAAAGCTCGGTGTATCAATGATCAAACAAGCTATTCGACGACCCGCTCGAACCATCGTCGAGAACGCcggtgaagaaggttcagTCGTAGTCGGAAAGTTATTATCTGAAGAATTCTCCTCATCTGATAAATTCAACTGGGGTTATGACGCTGCTACTTCACAATACAGAGATATGATCTCTGCTGGTATCCTTGATCCTTTGAAGGTAGTCAGAACAGCTCTTGTAGACGCATCGGGAGTAGCAAGTCTTTTGACCACTTCAGAAGCTTGTGTAGTAGAtgctgaagagaagaaccCACCACcaggaatgggaatgggaggtATGCCAGGAATGGGCGGCGGCATGGGTGGAATGATGTAG